In a single window of the bacterium genome:
- a CDS encoding ISL3 family transposase, protein SSFISPFGTSLLHFNKLSHLRGPLSGDGRTKDTNKAFFKFLGPEYSKQLQSICCDMWQPYVDIIREYAPDATLVFDKFHIVSHLMKAVDEVRRQEINEKGKEHKELMIKTRYIWLKNPWNLTDHQNARLRSMEKLNLKINRAYLLKEAFRRFWDYTSRSWAEKYLRWWFWWATHSRLEPMRQFAWMIRNHEEGILNYFRARITNATVEGLNNKAKVISHRAYGFRTSTTFIRNLYLCMADLPMPQTVHRFV, encoded by the coding sequence CTTCTTCATTCATATCCCCTTTCGGAACGAGTCTGTTACACTTTAACAAACTGTCCCATCTAAGGGGTCCACTATCCGGTGATGGCCGAACCAAAGACACGAATAAGGCGTTCTTCAAGTTCCTGGGACCGGAATACAGCAAGCAATTGCAAAGCATTTGCTGTGACATGTGGCAACCTTATGTCGATATCATTCGAGAGTACGCTCCCGATGCTACACTGGTATTTGATAAGTTCCATATTGTCAGTCATCTCATGAAAGCCGTTGATGAGGTGCGGCGCCAGGAGATTAACGAGAAGGGTAAAGAGCACAAAGAGCTGATGATCAAAACACGCTATATCTGGCTCAAAAACCCATGGAACCTCACCGATCATCAGAATGCGCGATTGAGATCCATGGAAAAGCTTAACCTGAAAATCAACCGCGCTTATTTGCTCAAGGAAGCGTTTCGCCGATTCTGGGACTATACGTCACGCTCTTGGGCTGAGAAATATCTCCGCTGGTGGTTCTGGTGGGCGACCCATTCCCGCCTGGAACCCATGAGACAATTCGCGTGGATGATCCGGAACCATGAAGAGGGCATATTAAATTACTTCAGAGCGAGGATCACCAACGCTACCGTAGAAGGACTCAATAACAAGGCCAAGGTCATCAGTCACAGAGCCTACGGGTTCCGAACATCAACGACCTTTATCCGGAACCTGTACCTCTGCATGGCTGACCTGCCGATGCCTCAAACTGTGCACCGATTCGTGTGA